The proteins below come from a single Cinclus cinclus chromosome 23, bCinCin1.1, whole genome shotgun sequence genomic window:
- the TARDBP gene encoding TAR DNA-binding protein 43 gives MSEYIRVTEDENDEPIEIPSEDDGTVLLSTVTAQFPGACGLRYRNPVSQCMRGVRLVEGILHAPEAGWGNLVYVVNYPKDNKRKMDETDASSAVKVKRAVQKTSDLIVLGLPWKTTEQDLKEYFSTFGEVLMVQVKKDIKTGHSKGFGFVRFTDYETQVKVMSQRHMIDGRWCDCKLPNSKQSPDEPLRSRKVFVGRCTEDMTADELRQFFAQYGEVVDVFIPKPFRAFAFVTFADDQVAQSLCGEDLIIKGTSVHISNAEPKHNSSRQLERGGRFGGNPGGFGNQGGFGNSRGGGGGLGSNQGSNMGGGMNFGAFSINPAMMAAAQAALQSSWGMMGMLASQQNQSGPSGNNQPQGNMQREQNQGFSSGNSSYGGSGSGSAIGWGSASNASSSSGFNGGFGSSMDSKSSGWGM, from the exons ATGTCGGAGTATATCCGGGTGACGGAGGACGAGAACGATGAGCCCATCGAAATCCCGTCGGAGGACGACGGCACTGTGCTGTTGTCCACGGTCACGGCGCAGTTCCCCGGGGCGTGCGGGCTGCGCTACAGGAACCCGGTGTCGCAGTGCATGCGGGGCGTCCGGCTGGTCGAAGGCATCCTGCACGCCCCCGAGGCCGGCTGGGGCAACCTTGTTTACGTTGTGAATTATCCCAAAG ATAATAAGAGAAAAATGGATGAAACTGATGCATCATCAGCTGTGAAGGTGAAACGAGCAGTACAGAAGACTTCAGATTTAATAGTGTTGGGTCTTCCCTGGAAAACCACTGAACAAGACTTAAAGGAATATTTCAGTACCTTTGGAGAAGTTCTGATGGTGCAG GTTAAGAAAGATATTAAAACAGGCCACTCAaaaggttttgggtttgttcgGTTCACGGATTACGAAACCCAAGTGAAAGTAATGTCTCAGCGGCACATGATCGATGGAAGATGGTGTGACTGTAAACTTCCCAACTCTAAG CAAAGTCCTGACGAGCCTTTGCGCAGCAGGAAGGTGTTTGTTGGACGCTGCACTGAGGATATGACGGCAGATGAACTCCGACAATTCTTTGCCCAGTATGGGGAAGTGGTAGATGTCTTCATTCCTAAACCCTTCCGAGCTTTTGCTTTTGTTACATTTGCAGATGATCAG GTTGCCCAGTCTCTTTGTGGAGAGGACTTGATCATTAAAGGAACCAGCGTACATATATCCAATGCTGAACCTAAGCACAATAGCAGCAGGCAGTTAGAGAGAGGTGGAAGATTTGGTGGTAACCCAGGAGGCTTTGGGAATCAGGGGGGGTTTGGTAACAGTAGAGGAGGTGGGGGAGGACTGGGCAGCAACCAGGGCAGCAACATGGGTGGGGGTATGAACTTTGGGGCCTTTAGCATTAACCCTGCCAtgatggcagcagcacaggcggccctgcagagcagctggggcatGATGGGCATGCTGGCCAGCCAGCAGAACCAGTCAGGGCCCTCGGGAAACAACCAGCCTCAGGGCAACATGCAGCGGGAGCAGAACCAGGGTTTTAGTTCAGGCAACAGCTCGTATGGAGGATCTGGCTCGGGGTCAGCAATAGGCTGGGGCTCAGCCTCGAATGCAAGCTCCAGCAGTGGGTTTAACGGAGGCTTTGGTTCAAGCATGGATTCCAAGTCATCAGGCTGGGGAATGTAG